From Phenylobacterium montanum, the proteins below share one genomic window:
- a CDS encoding SPFH domain-containing protein has translation MSNTYSPQAVLGPPLRSRRGANAPAGVIAVVLAVLGGIALKQASQTESSALFAIGGLLIALAAMTPMSLKMANQWEKAVVLRLGKLKAVAGPGLFMLVPFIDEVTVWIDQRIQTTEFNAEQALSKDTVPVDVDAVIFWQVHDPERAALEIADYRSAIARVAQTSLREMVGSSLLSTLLSDRKLGDAQLREEIGRKTAEWGVTAISVEIRDIGVPAALQDAMSREAQAQREAAARIHLGQAEQAVARKFVEAAEIYAECPTALQLRAMNIIYETTKERGATILMPTAMVDAMNPAAAAVKVMAQAAGA, from the coding sequence ATGAGCAACACCTATTCGCCCCAGGCGGTCCTGGGGCCGCCGCTGCGCAGCCGGCGCGGCGCCAATGCGCCGGCGGGGGTGATCGCCGTGGTGCTGGCGGTCCTGGGCGGGATCGCCCTGAAGCAGGCCTCGCAAACCGAGTCCAGCGCCCTGTTCGCGATCGGCGGCCTCTTGATCGCCTTGGCCGCGATGACCCCGATGTCGCTGAAGATGGCCAACCAGTGGGAAAAGGCGGTGGTCCTTCGGCTCGGCAAGCTGAAGGCGGTGGCGGGGCCGGGCCTGTTCATGCTGGTTCCGTTCATCGACGAGGTGACGGTGTGGATCGACCAGCGCATCCAGACCACCGAGTTCAACGCCGAGCAGGCCCTGTCCAAGGACACCGTGCCGGTGGACGTGGATGCGGTGATCTTCTGGCAGGTGCACGACCCCGAGCGGGCGGCGCTGGAGATCGCCGACTATCGCAGCGCCATCGCCCGGGTGGCCCAGACCTCGCTGCGGGAGATGGTGGGCTCGTCCCTGCTCTCGACCCTGCTCTCCGACCGCAAGCTGGGTGATGCCCAGCTGCGCGAGGAGATCGGCCGCAAGACCGCCGAATGGGGTGTGACCGCGATCTCGGTGGAGATCCGCGACATCGGCGTGCCGGCCGCCCTGCAGGACGCCATGAGCCGCGAGGCCCAGGCCCAGCGCGAGGCCGCCGCCCGCATCCATCTGGGCCAGGCCGAGCAGGCGGTGGCGCGCAAGTTCGTCGAGGCGGCCGAGATCTATGCAGAGTGCCCCACCGCCCTGCAGCTGCGGGCCATGAACATCATCTACGAGACCACCAAGGAGCGCGGCGCGACCATCCTGATGCCCACGGCCATGGTCGACGCCATGAACCCGGCGGCGGCGGCGGTCAAGGTGATGGCTCAGGCGGCGGGGGCCTAG
- a CDS encoding GntR family transcriptional regulator encodes MHTQQQLLSALRLEETGVPIYVQLREQLRAAIGAGLLQPGQQMPTMRQVAVALKIDLNTVRHAYDELERMGVVVLARGRGSFVAEAPSQSADDAEDRTLDLARQTLAAAALSGVDPGRLAERILALAAMKEETR; translated from the coding sequence ATGCATACACAGCAGCAATTGCTGTCGGCCCTGCGCCTCGAGGAAACCGGGGTGCCGATCTATGTGCAGCTGCGCGAACAGCTGCGCGCGGCGATCGGGGCCGGGCTCCTGCAGCCGGGTCAGCAGATGCCGACCATGCGTCAGGTGGCCGTGGCCCTGAAGATCGATCTCAACACCGTCCGCCACGCCTATGACGAGCTGGAGCGTATGGGGGTGGTGGTGCTGGCGCGCGGGCGCGGCAGCTTCGTCGCCGAGGCCCCGTCTCAATCAGCGGACGACGCCGAGGATCGCACCCTCGACCTGGCGCGCCAGACCCTGGCCGCCGCCGCGCTGAGCGGCGTCGATCCCGGCCGCCTGGCCGAGCGAATCCTGGCCCTGGCGGCCATGAAGGAGGAGACCCGATGA
- a CDS encoding class I SAM-dependent methyltransferase, producing the protein MPPLEPLNLFGACFNIKDPKKFELAIALLRESVFDDGATMFVADNLITWNKTLSFLRDDFIVATLNDPATNPVERSIAWRTYVMLYFAQFASKAPGDFVECGCHTGYTASVLTRKIDFAALGKKYYLYDLFAWNPGDEHTHLTAHDDPAMYDKVVERFRHLSFVQVIRGSVPQSFSQGFPDQIAFAHIDMNHPDPEAGALEMVLPRLSHGGAVIFDDYGWWGYSAQKVALDPIIARHGLEVLELPTGQALVLKP; encoded by the coding sequence ATGCCGCCCCTCGAGCCGCTCAACCTGTTCGGCGCCTGCTTCAACATCAAGGACCCGAAGAAATTCGAGCTGGCCATCGCCCTGCTCCGGGAAAGCGTGTTCGACGACGGCGCGACGATGTTTGTCGCCGACAACCTGATCACCTGGAACAAGACGCTGAGCTTCCTGCGGGACGATTTCATTGTCGCGACGCTGAACGATCCCGCCACCAACCCGGTCGAGCGCAGCATCGCCTGGCGAACCTATGTCATGCTGTATTTCGCCCAGTTCGCCAGCAAGGCTCCGGGCGATTTCGTCGAGTGCGGCTGCCATACGGGCTATACGGCGTCCGTCCTGACCCGGAAGATCGACTTCGCCGCGCTCGGCAAGAAGTACTATCTCTATGACCTGTTCGCCTGGAATCCAGGCGACGAGCACACCCACCTGACCGCCCACGACGACCCGGCCATGTACGACAAGGTGGTCGAGCGATTCAGGCACCTGAGCTTCGTGCAGGTGATCCGCGGGTCGGTCCCGCAATCCTTCTCGCAAGGCTTTCCTGACCAGATCGCCTTCGCCCACATCGACATGAACCATCCGGACCCCGAAGCCGGCGCCCTGGAGATGGTCTTGCCGCGCCTGTCCCACGGGGGCGCGGTGATCTTCGACGACTATGGCTGGTGGGGCTATTCCGCACAGAAGGTCGCGCTGGATCCCATCATCGCCCGGCACGGCCTGGAGGTGCTGGAGCTCCCCACCGGCCAGGCCCTGGTCCTGAAGCCCTAG
- a CDS encoding family 16 glycosylhydrolase encodes MSYYNYYGALMARSANPAHYFYTSAADQTLTGDASADYLADSYGGGALVGGTADDTFSVVDSNEVVRVTTAAAVDTIVSWTNFIAPTNIDVLELKKGGKTGVANAAGDLLISGGTDDTLVGGAGADVMVDAGFGSDYFQIRGNGGYDVIYGFAASGAGHDFIQLAAGTYTSFAQVQAHLTQQGSDVLLTLSSTSAVLIRGATVAALTAADFAFNLDLHGALPVFDAEFDSLSLYNPSTGVGVWKTNFQSGIQSGPNAYTSRTLTSGAEQEIYVDPSFAGTGSAPLGLNPFSVGNGVLTITGAKAPTADVPALSGYKYASGLLTTQKSFAQLYGYFEMRAELPAGQGVWPGFWLLPTNGAWPPEADVVEQIGGPVIFNTVHYPNSSGTAVQSVFQTYLPTNTTGFHTYGMLWTASTLSWYVDGVEVASMATPADMNTPMYMLVNLALGGNFPGQVPSSFTSAQMQVDYIRAYTLQDLGLASGTDAAIHIAGGAGNDTYYVHNSGDTISVAAGTSNESVVAVVSYALPANIQHLTVQGSGLTGTGNGLNDTLTSLGGPNTLVGGSGTDTFYVNNVGDKVVEPAGHAGDIIISSVSYGLGGDQHVLRLSGAGLTATANAAGGSYLSAMASDDKLIGSAAGGDTFTVCFSNDLVQVAAGTPGDVILAYASYTLPANVDALTAAGGGNYVLTGNGASDILTAGKGADTLTGGGGNVTFVVAPGDHLETITDFGAHGVHDQIDVSAYQAAGITWHLVQHGTATWIDFANGDITELAGVAPSSLTLSGHDLI; translated from the coding sequence ATGTCCTACTACAACTACTACGGCGCGCTGATGGCCCGGAGCGCCAACCCGGCCCATTATTTCTACACCAGCGCCGCGGACCAGACGCTCACCGGCGACGCCAGCGCCGACTACCTGGCCGATTCCTATGGCGGCGGCGCTCTGGTCGGCGGGACCGCCGACGACACCTTCAGCGTGGTGGACTCCAACGAGGTCGTGCGCGTGACGACCGCCGCCGCCGTCGACACCATCGTCTCGTGGACCAATTTCATCGCCCCCACGAACATCGACGTGCTGGAGCTGAAGAAGGGCGGCAAGACCGGCGTCGCCAACGCCGCCGGCGACCTACTGATCAGCGGCGGGACCGACGACACCCTGGTCGGCGGCGCGGGCGCCGACGTGATGGTCGATGCGGGCTTTGGCTCCGACTATTTCCAGATCCGCGGCAACGGCGGCTACGACGTCATCTACGGCTTCGCCGCCTCGGGCGCAGGCCACGACTTCATCCAGTTGGCCGCCGGGACCTATACGAGCTTCGCCCAGGTCCAGGCGCATCTGACCCAGCAGGGCTCGGACGTGCTCCTGACCCTGTCCTCGACCTCGGCGGTGCTGATCCGCGGGGCCACGGTCGCGGCCCTGACCGCCGCCGACTTCGCCTTCAACCTCGACCTGCACGGCGCCCTTCCGGTGTTCGACGCCGAGTTCGACAGCCTCAGCCTCTACAACCCGTCCACCGGCGTCGGCGTCTGGAAGACCAATTTCCAGTCGGGAATCCAGAGCGGCCCCAACGCCTATACCAGCCGCACCCTGACGTCCGGGGCCGAGCAGGAGATCTATGTCGACCCGTCCTTCGCCGGGACCGGGAGCGCGCCCCTGGGGCTGAACCCGTTCTCGGTCGGCAACGGGGTCCTCACCATCACCGGCGCCAAGGCCCCGACGGCCGACGTACCGGCGCTGTCCGGCTACAAATATGCCTCTGGCCTTTTGACCACCCAGAAGTCGTTCGCCCAGCTCTACGGCTATTTCGAAATGCGCGCCGAACTGCCGGCCGGCCAGGGGGTCTGGCCCGGCTTCTGGCTGCTCCCCACCAACGGCGCCTGGCCGCCCGAGGCCGACGTGGTCGAGCAGATCGGCGGGCCGGTGATCTTCAACACCGTCCACTACCCGAATTCCTCCGGAACCGCCGTGCAGAGCGTGTTCCAGACCTACCTGCCGACCAATACGACGGGGTTCCACACCTATGGCATGCTGTGGACCGCCTCGACGCTGAGCTGGTACGTCGACGGGGTCGAGGTGGCCAGCATGGCCACGCCGGCCGACATGAACACGCCCATGTATATGCTGGTGAACCTGGCCCTGGGCGGCAATTTCCCTGGCCAGGTGCCGTCCAGCTTCACCTCGGCGCAGATGCAGGTCGATTATATCCGCGCCTACACCCTGCAGGACCTGGGCCTGGCCAGCGGAACCGACGCGGCGATCCACATCGCCGGCGGGGCGGGGAACGACACCTACTATGTGCACAATTCCGGCGACACGATCAGCGTCGCGGCGGGTACGTCCAACGAGAGCGTGGTCGCGGTGGTCAGCTACGCCCTGCCGGCCAACATCCAGCACCTGACCGTCCAGGGCTCCGGCCTGACCGGGACCGGCAACGGGCTGAACGACACCCTGACCAGCCTCGGCGGCCCCAACACCCTGGTCGGCGGCTCCGGGACCGACACCTTCTATGTCAACAATGTCGGCGACAAGGTGGTCGAGCCGGCCGGCCATGCCGGCGACATCATCATCTCCAGCGTCAGCTACGGCCTCGGCGGCGACCAGCATGTGCTCAGGCTGTCCGGCGCCGGCCTGACCGCTACGGCGAACGCCGCCGGCGGCAGTTATCTGTCGGCCATGGCCAGCGACGACAAGCTGATCGGCTCGGCGGCGGGGGGCGACACCTTCACGGTCTGCTTCTCCAACGACTTGGTGCAGGTCGCCGCCGGAACCCCGGGCGATGTGATCCTGGCCTATGCCAGCTACACCCTGCCGGCCAACGTCGACGCCCTGACCGCAGCCGGCGGCGGGAATTACGTCCTGACCGGCAATGGCGCCAGCGACATACTGACCGCCGGCAAGGGCGCCGACACCCTGACCGGCGGCGGCGGGAACGTGACCTTCGTCGTCGCCCCGGGCGACCACCTGGAGACCATCACCGACTTCGGCGCCCATGGGGTCCACGACCAGATCGACGTCTCCGCCTACCAGGCCGCCGGGATCACCTGGCATCTGGTCCAGCACGGGACCGCGACCTGGATCGACTTCGCCAACGGCGACATCACCGAACTGGCCGGCGTCGCGCCCTCAAGCCTGACGCTGAGCGGTCACGACCTGATCTGA
- a CDS encoding helix-turn-helix domain-containing protein produces the protein MDSLITAAGRALAAGDPLGALNRVALREDAPSLAIRGVAMAQLGDFPRARALLRRAARAFGPREAVARARCVVAEAEVALASRDLAWPVKALAAARAALAAHGDRVNAAHAGYLEVRRLLLIGRLSEAEQALAGLDPTPLPPALKAAHALVVAGVAMRRIQGRAARAALAEAEGAARQAGIPALLAEVEAAAQLLEAPAARLVARGQARALRLDEVEAVLASGALVVDACRHAVRRPGVVVPLARRPVLFALARALGEAWPGDASRDLLLRQAFGARHADESHRARLRVEIGRLRALLQPLAEIGATPGGFALAPRDEGEVVVLARPVEEPRAAVLALLADGEAWSSSALALALGASQRNTQRALDALAAAGKAQAVGQGRARRWMTPPMPGFATSLLLPAALPGD, from the coding sequence ATGGACTCGCTGATCACCGCCGCCGGGCGGGCCCTGGCGGCCGGCGATCCTCTGGGCGCGCTGAACCGGGTCGCCCTGCGCGAGGACGCCCCGTCGCTGGCGATCCGCGGGGTGGCCATGGCCCAGCTCGGCGATTTCCCCCGGGCGAGGGCGCTGCTGCGCCGGGCGGCCCGGGCGTTCGGCCCCAGGGAAGCTGTGGCCCGCGCGCGCTGTGTGGTGGCCGAGGCCGAGGTGGCCCTGGCGTCCCGCGATCTCGCCTGGCCGGTGAAGGCCCTCGCCGCCGCGCGGGCGGCGCTGGCGGCGCATGGCGACCGGGTCAACGCCGCCCATGCGGGCTATCTGGAGGTCCGCCGCCTGCTGCTGATCGGGCGCCTAAGCGAGGCTGAACAGGCGCTGGCGGGGCTCGACCCGACGCCCCTGCCGCCGGCGCTGAAGGCCGCCCATGCCCTGGTGGTCGCCGGGGTCGCCATGCGCCGCATCCAGGGCCGGGCGGCGCGCGCCGCCTTGGCGGAGGCCGAGGGCGCGGCGCGCCAGGCCGGCATTCCGGCGCTGCTGGCCGAGGTCGAGGCCGCGGCCCAGCTGCTCGAAGCGCCCGCCGCGCGGCTGGTCGCAAGGGGGCAGGCGCGGGCGCTGCGATTGGACGAGGTCGAGGCGGTGCTGGCGTCCGGCGCCCTGGTGGTCGACGCCTGCCGCCATGCGGTGCGGCGGCCCGGGGTCGTGGTTCCGCTCGCCCGGCGCCCGGTGCTGTTCGCCCTGGCCCGCGCGCTCGGCGAGGCCTGGCCGGGGGACGCCTCGCGAGACCTGCTGTTGCGCCAGGCCTTCGGCGCCCGGCACGCCGACGAGTCGCACCGCGCGCGGCTCAGGGTCGAGATCGGCCGCCTGCGCGCCCTGCTGCAGCCGCTGGCCGAGATCGGCGCCACCCCCGGCGGCTTCGCCCTGGCGCCGCGGGACGAAGGCGAGGTGGTGGTGCTGGCGCGCCCCGTCGAAGAACCCAGGGCCGCCGTGCTCGCCCTGCTGGCCGACGGCGAGGCCTGGTCCAGCTCGGCCCTGGCGCTCGCGCTCGGGGCCAGCCAGCGCAACACGCAACGGGCGCTGGACGCCCTGGCGGCGGCGGGCAAGGCGCAGGCGGTCGGCCAGGGGCGGGCCAGGCGCTGGATGACCCCGCCCATGCCCGGATTCGCGACGAGCTTGTTACTCCCCGCCGCGCTGCCGGGGGACTAG
- a CDS encoding GFA family protein — MPQPESRTARPILEQAQGRCLCEGVVLEIDVPAFWAWHDHSAASRRAQGCAYATYIGCWKSRVRVLQGEELIARYDEPVTGAERSFCRRCGSPLFYARRRAPKMINIPRGLFEGRTGREPRYHLGCDDQVDWAYAGEPLSPLKGYPGVMRARSRRRVLEPDLL, encoded by the coding sequence ATGCCCCAACCAGAGTCCCGCACGGCCAGGCCAATCCTCGAACAGGCGCAGGGGCGCTGCCTCTGCGAGGGGGTGGTGCTGGAGATCGACGTGCCGGCCTTCTGGGCCTGGCACGACCATTCCGCCGCCAGCCGCCGGGCTCAGGGCTGCGCCTACGCCACCTATATCGGCTGCTGGAAAAGCCGTGTGCGGGTGCTGCAGGGTGAGGAGTTAATCGCCCGCTATGACGAGCCCGTCACGGGGGCCGAGCGCAGCTTCTGCCGCCGTTGCGGCTCACCCCTGTTCTACGCCCGGCGACGGGCGCCCAAGATGATCAACATCCCCCGCGGCCTGTTCGAGGGCCGCACCGGGCGCGAGCCCCGCTATCACCTGGGCTGCGACGACCAGGTCGACTGGGCCTACGCCGGCGAGCCCCTTTCGCCGCTGAAGGGTTATCCGGGGGTGATGCGCGCCCGCTCGCGCCGCCGGGTGCTGGAACCGGACCTGCTCTGA
- the pepN gene encoding aminopeptidase N translates to MRTETPQPIRLSDYRPPAFLVDEVHLDFQLEPNATRVRSRLTLRRNGEHAEPLRLDGVRLKPVSVAIDGRPLAEDAYAITPEDLTIASVPDAFVLETEVEIDPEGNKALEGLYMSGGRFCSQCEAEGFRKITWFPDRPDVLARYTVRIEADQAAFPRLLSNGNLTQSGALAGGRHFAIWTDPFPKPCYLFALVAGELDELADSFVTMSGRQVELRIYVDPGMAQRALYAMDSLKRSMKWDEETFGREYDLDLFMIVAVRDFNFGAMENKGLNVFNSSLLLADPETATDFDYERIEGVVAHEYFHNWTGNRITCRDWFQLCLKEGLTVFRDQSFSGDMRGAVVQRIKDVKALRARQFPEDAGPLAHQVRPSSYLKIDNFYTATIYEKGAEVIRMLKTILGAEMFRKGMDLYFERWDGHATTVEAFIQCFADVSGKDLSAFFAWYEQAGTPKLEVDAAYDAEAKALELTLSQATAPTPGQPDKQPLPLPVALGLLDLDGEVLSFRQEGTLAPATEAVVVLDQARQTLRFEGVASEPAVSVLRGFSAPVRVVSAAPAKHRYVQLAADPDLFNRWEAGQDLARDLILARAAGEPDEVGEERFAEAMGRALNDQAAEPAFKALLLSLPSESDLAVISAPADPAAIREARESLRARLAIHLGDQLRRLHGGLQEAGEFSASAEAAGRRALRNAALELLAADPRAINVDRAVGHFQAAGNMTDAMGGLAALMLMGGEPFEQALTAFYERWKAEPLVIDKWFAVQARSPSEDALGRVLGLTTHPDFDAKNPNRFRALVGTFAAGNPARFHDPSGDGYRFLADQILAVDGFNPMTAARLVEPLGGWRRYRPELGALMRAQLERIVATEGLSKNVFELASRALEG, encoded by the coding sequence ATGCGCACCGAGACCCCCCAGCCGATCCGGCTGTCCGACTATCGCCCGCCGGCCTTCCTGGTCGATGAGGTTCATCTCGACTTCCAGCTGGAGCCGAACGCCACCCGCGTCCGCTCGCGGCTGACCCTCAGGCGCAACGGCGAGCACGCCGAGCCCCTGCGCCTGGACGGGGTGCGGCTGAAGCCGGTCTCGGTGGCGATCGACGGGCGACCGTTGGCTGAGGACGCCTACGCCATCACGCCCGAGGACCTGACCATCGCCAGCGTCCCCGACGCCTTCGTGCTCGAGACCGAGGTCGAGATCGACCCCGAGGGCAACAAGGCCCTGGAAGGGCTCTACATGTCCGGCGGGCGCTTCTGTTCCCAGTGCGAGGCCGAGGGTTTTCGCAAGATCACCTGGTTCCCCGACCGGCCGGACGTTCTGGCCCGCTACACCGTGCGCATCGAGGCCGACCAGGCGGCGTTCCCGCGCCTCTTGTCCAACGGCAACCTGACCCAGAGCGGGGCGCTGGCCGGCGGGCGCCATTTCGCCATCTGGACCGACCCGTTCCCCAAGCCCTGCTACCTGTTCGCCCTGGTGGCCGGGGAACTGGACGAGCTGGCCGACAGCTTCGTCACCATGAGCGGGCGCCAGGTCGAGCTGCGTATCTATGTCGACCCCGGCATGGCCCAGCGCGCCCTCTACGCCATGGACTCGCTGAAGCGGTCGATGAAGTGGGACGAGGAGACCTTCGGCCGGGAATACGACCTGGACCTGTTCATGATCGTCGCCGTGCGCGACTTCAATTTCGGGGCGATGGAGAACAAGGGGTTGAACGTGTTCAACTCCTCGCTCTTGCTGGCCGATCCGGAGACCGCCACCGACTTCGACTACGAGCGCATCGAAGGGGTGGTGGCGCACGAATATTTCCACAACTGGACCGGCAACCGCATCACCTGCCGCGACTGGTTCCAGCTGTGCCTGAAGGAAGGCCTGACGGTGTTCCGTGACCAGAGCTTCTCCGGCGACATGCGCGGGGCGGTGGTGCAGCGGATCAAGGACGTCAAGGCCCTGCGCGCGCGCCAGTTCCCCGAGGACGCGGGGCCGCTGGCGCACCAGGTGCGGCCGTCGAGCTATCTGAAGATCGACAACTTCTACACCGCGACCATCTACGAGAAGGGCGCGGAGGTGATCCGTATGCTGAAAACCATCCTGGGCGCGGAGATGTTCCGCAAGGGGATGGACCTCTATTTCGAGCGCTGGGACGGCCATGCGACCACGGTCGAGGCCTTCATCCAGTGTTTTGCGGATGTGTCGGGGAAGGACCTGAGCGCCTTTTTCGCCTGGTACGAGCAGGCCGGCACGCCCAAGCTGGAGGTGGACGCGGCCTATGACGCCGAGGCCAAGGCGCTGGAGCTGACCCTGAGCCAGGCCACGGCGCCCACCCCCGGCCAGCCGGACAAGCAACCCCTGCCGCTGCCGGTGGCCCTGGGGCTCCTGGACCTGGACGGCGAGGTGCTGTCGTTCCGCCAGGAAGGGACCCTGGCGCCGGCGACGGAAGCGGTGGTGGTGCTGGACCAGGCCAGGCAGACCCTGAGATTCGAGGGCGTGGCCAGCGAGCCGGCGGTCTCGGTCCTGCGCGGCTTTTCCGCCCCCGTGCGCGTGGTCAGCGCCGCCCCGGCCAAGCACCGCTATGTGCAGCTGGCCGCCGACCCGGACCTGTTCAACCGATGGGAGGCCGGCCAGGACCTGGCCCGCGACCTGATCCTGGCCCGGGCCGCCGGCGAGCCGGACGAGGTGGGCGAGGAGCGCTTCGCCGAAGCCATGGGCCGGGCGCTGAACGACCAGGCCGCCGAGCCGGCGTTCAAGGCCCTGTTGCTCAGCCTGCCCAGCGAGAGCGACCTGGCGGTGATCTCCGCCCCCGCCGACCCGGCGGCGATCCGCGAGGCGCGCGAGAGCTTGCGCGCCCGCCTGGCCATCCACCTGGGCGACCAGCTGCGCCGGCTGCACGGCGGGCTGCAGGAGGCCGGCGAGTTCTCGGCCAGCGCTGAGGCGGCCGGCCGGCGAGCCTTGCGCAACGCAGCGCTGGAGCTTCTGGCCGCCGATCCGCGGGCGATCAATGTCGATCGGGCCGTGGGCCACTTCCAGGCCGCCGGCAACATGACCGACGCCATGGGCGGGCTCGCAGCCCTGATGCTGATGGGCGGCGAGCCGTTCGAGCAGGCCTTGACCGCCTTCTACGAACGCTGGAAGGCCGAGCCGTTGGTGATCGACAAGTGGTTCGCGGTCCAGGCGCGCAGCCCCTCGGAAGACGCGCTGGGCCGGGTCCTCGGGCTGACGACCCATCCCGACTTCGACGCCAAGAACCCCAACCGGTTCCGCGCCCTGGTGGGAACTTTCGCCGCCGGCAATCCGGCCCGGTTCCATGACCCCTCCGGCGACGGCTACAGGTTCCTGGCCGACCAGATCCTGGCCGTGGACGGCTTCAATCCGATGACCGCCGCGCGCCTGGTCGAGCCCCTGGGCGGCTGGCGCCGCTACAGGCCGGAACTCGGGGCGCTGATGCGCGCCCAGCTGGAGCGGATCGTGGCCACCGAGGGGCTGTCGAAGAACGTCTTCGAACTGGCGAGCCGGGCGCTGGAAGGGTAG
- a CDS encoding class I SAM-dependent methyltransferase, translated as MLLSANTTINRYGSIAAEIYDLDKPFGALPDTAFHLEALAGVEGPILEPACGSGRTLVPLLQAGHDLTGFDPSEEMLDRCRARCAERGFSPPLSRQRFEDFNYPSPFAAILVPVGSFTLIDDFDTALAVLRRFHAHLVVGGLLLLDIQPLAFLAASGEDRRRWTAENGDLLTLEGKRTAADWLAQRGESLLRYERWRDNRLVETQLEPMAQRYWGLGEFSLALEATGFSLEAVTGGYARGRPPRASDRVLTFEARKKA; from the coding sequence ATGCTGCTTTCCGCCAACACCACGATCAACCGCTATGGCTCCATCGCCGCGGAGATCTACGACCTCGACAAGCCGTTCGGCGCCCTGCCGGACACAGCCTTTCACCTGGAGGCCCTGGCTGGGGTGGAGGGGCCGATCCTGGAGCCGGCCTGCGGCTCTGGCCGAACCCTGGTTCCCCTGCTGCAGGCGGGTCATGACCTGACCGGCTTCGACCCCAGCGAGGAGATGCTGGACCGTTGCCGCGCCCGCTGCGCCGAGCGCGGCTTTTCCCCGCCGCTGAGCCGCCAGCGGTTCGAGGATTTCAACTATCCGAGCCCATTCGCCGCCATCCTGGTCCCGGTCGGCTCGTTCACCCTGATCGACGATTTCGACACCGCCCTGGCTGTGCTGCGCCGCTTTCACGCGCACCTGGTGGTCGGCGGATTGTTGCTGCTCGACATCCAGCCCCTGGCGTTCCTGGCCGCCAGCGGCGAGGACCGGCGGCGCTGGACCGCGGAGAACGGCGACCTCCTGACCCTCGAAGGCAAGCGGACCGCCGCCGATTGGCTGGCCCAGCGGGGGGAATCCCTGCTGCGCTACGAGCGCTGGCGCGACAACCGGCTGGTGGAGACCCAGCTGGAGCCGATGGCCCAGCGCTATTGGGGGCTGGGCGAGTTCAGTCTGGCGCTGGAGGCCACGGGCTTTTCGCTCGAGGCGGTCACCGGCGGCTACGCCCGCGGCCGTCCGCCTCGCGCGAGCGACCGGGTGCTGACCTTCGAGGCCCGCAAGAAAGCCTAG
- a CDS encoding Vgb family protein gives MKRAAAEILCEYGPFEGVKHVHGVTFDGETVWLAAGDRITALDPASGETGRSIDVAAHAGTAFDGRRLFQIAEDRIQKIEPATGEVLDTIPAPGGGGDSGLAWAEGSLWVGQYRARKIHQVDPETGEVLRTIESNRFVTGVTWVDGDLWHGVWEGEESDLRRVDPETGEVLERLDLPPGAMVSGLESDGADRFFCGGGSSGKLRVVRRPQKARRQST, from the coding sequence ATGAAACGCGCCGCCGCCGAAATCCTCTGCGAATACGGGCCCTTCGAGGGCGTGAAGCACGTCCATGGCGTGACCTTCGACGGTGAGACCGTCTGGCTCGCCGCCGGCGACCGGATCACGGCCCTGGACCCGGCGAGCGGCGAGACCGGGCGCTCGATCGATGTCGCCGCCCACGCCGGCACGGCTTTCGACGGCCGGCGCCTGTTCCAGATCGCCGAGGACCGCATCCAGAAGATCGAGCCGGCGACGGGCGAGGTCCTGGACACTATTCCGGCTCCGGGCGGCGGCGGCGACTCGGGCCTGGCCTGGGCCGAGGGCTCGCTGTGGGTCGGGCAGTACCGCGCGCGCAAGATCCACCAGGTCGACCCCGAGACGGGCGAGGTCCTGCGCACCATCGAGTCCAACCGCTTCGTCACCGGCGTCACCTGGGTCGACGGGGATCTGTGGCACGGGGTCTGGGAGGGCGAGGAATCCGACCTGCGCCGCGTGGATCCCGAGACCGGCGAGGTGCTGGAGCGGCTCGACCTGCCGCCCGGCGCCATGGTCTCGGGCCTGGAATCCGACGGCGCCGACCGTTTCTTCTGCGGCGGCGGCTCCAGCGGCAAGCTGCGGGTGGTGCGGCGGCCCCAGAAAGCGCGCCGCCAGTCGACCTGA
- a CDS encoding GNAT family N-acetyltransferase produces the protein MQIRPARAAEAADICAVVRASIIELCVEDHHGDPEILAAWLANKTPENVARWLANPANINLVAVEGEAILAAGCVTTGGEVILNYVSPAARLRGVSTALLAALEDEARRQGCTACDLDSTTTAHRFYAARGYADRTEPVTKFGLTAWPMRKTL, from the coding sequence ATGCAGATCCGCCCCGCCCGCGCCGCAGAAGCCGCCGACATCTGCGCCGTCGTGCGCGCCTCGATCATAGAGCTCTGCGTCGAGGACCATCACGGCGACCCCGAGATCCTGGCCGCCTGGCTGGCCAACAAGACGCCGGAGAATGTGGCGCGCTGGCTGGCCAATCCCGCCAACATCAACCTTGTGGCCGTGGAGGGCGAAGCGATCCTGGCCGCCGGCTGCGTCACCACCGGCGGCGAGGTGATTCTGAACTATGTCAGCCCGGCGGCGCGGCTGCGGGGCGTGAGCACGGCGCTCCTGGCCGCGCTGGAGGACGAGGCGCGGCGCCAGGGCTGCACGGCCTGCGACCTGGACAGCACCACCACCGCCCACCGCTTTTACGCCGCCCGCGGCTATGCCGATCGCACAGAGCCGGTGACCAAGTTCGGCTTGACCGCCTGGCCGATGCGCAAGACCCTTTGA